A section of the Clostridium felsineum DSM 794 genome encodes:
- a CDS encoding beta-ketoacyl-[acyl-carrier-protein] synthase family protein produces the protein MSKVVVTGVGILCSEGIGINEYWENICNGISGIKRCTKIDVEKLITTYAGEVDDSSFLDTLDKKLLDNTEMAGKFAMYAVNEAVQMSKLDLKAFDPYRVGCIVGTSLGGHLSGDIFHEQWIKEGFDRADASLLRKYSLHYITDIICAMYSLRGPKNTISTACSASATAIGYAADLIKSGKADIMVAGGVDPISRLSFAGFNSLKALDNLPCSPYSRSNGITLGEGSGFLILENADSAKRRGAIVLAELKSYGITSDAYHQTAPDIAGDGATRAMKNAIDKAGISHEEVTYINGHGTGTGANDNAETKAIKKVFGDHIKDLMVSSTKGATGHCLGAAGAIEAVTSVLSIRDNILPPTVNYDESENKFGMNFVANKKMEKECNVVISNSFAFGGNNSSLLFTKYNHKKQESTRASVKKRIVISGIGTIGCANTNYSELCEVLKEGKCMLEPIKDFDTSEYTSKYMGKCKSIEWKKYMQSSTVRRMDYVTLMSLTVAKQAIDDAKLKPTRANCERIGVMYGTGSGPISTIEQINRTIILQGMDKVNPKTFPNSVLNAAAGNICINYMLKGATSTIANGGASTSSSVAYAYELLCNGDADQMVVVGADECPEVILGGHDKLGLLARDKIKPLDKDGEGMLLSEGATGFVMETLESAKARGAHIYCELLGYGHTGDTSEPTKVNREGTEWAHSFELALESADILPDNVDFVASAACGFPDVDAAETKAIESVFGANPSVSAVQSIVGHSMGCTGGFGLLGAIYALNNDEIFPTSGLENPYSNKLHYVTDKVEKRNVQNAVVSSFSYGGNYVTLVVSKVKE, from the coding sequence ATGAGTAAAGTAGTTGTAACTGGTGTTGGAATTTTATGTTCTGAAGGAATAGGAATTAACGAATACTGGGAAAATATTTGTAATGGTATTTCTGGAATAAAACGCTGTACAAAGATAGATGTAGAGAAGTTAATTACAACCTATGCTGGGGAAGTAGATGATAGTAGTTTTCTTGATACTTTGGACAAGAAGCTATTAGATAATACTGAAATGGCCGGAAAGTTTGCAATGTATGCAGTAAATGAAGCAGTGCAAATGTCAAAATTAGATTTAAAGGCATTTGATCCTTATAGAGTTGGATGTATTGTAGGTACTTCTTTAGGAGGACATTTAAGTGGAGATATTTTTCATGAACAATGGATTAAAGAAGGTTTTGATAGAGCTGATGCCTCACTCTTAAGAAAATATTCACTTCATTATATTACTGATATTATATGTGCTATGTATTCACTTCGCGGACCAAAGAATACTATTTCAACAGCATGTTCAGCAAGTGCAACGGCAATTGGATATGCTGCTGATCTAATTAAAAGTGGAAAGGCTGATATAATGGTTGCAGGCGGAGTTGACCCTATTTCAAGGCTTTCTTTTGCAGGGTTTAATAGTCTTAAGGCCTTAGACAACTTACCATGCAGTCCATACAGCAGAAGTAATGGAATTACGCTTGGAGAAGGCTCAGGATTTTTGATATTAGAGAATGCTGATTCTGCAAAAAGAAGAGGTGCTATAGTTCTTGCTGAGCTTAAATCATATGGTATAACTTCCGATGCATATCATCAGACAGCACCTGATATTGCAGGTGATGGGGCAACTAGGGCTATGAAAAATGCTATTGATAAAGCTGGTATTTCTCATGAAGAAGTAACTTATATAAATGGACACGGCACGGGAACAGGTGCAAATGATAACGCAGAGACAAAAGCAATAAAAAAAGTTTTTGGTGACCATATCAAAGATTTAATGGTAAGCAGTACTAAAGGTGCCACAGGACATTGTCTTGGTGCAGCAGGTGCTATTGAGGCAGTTACCTCTGTTCTTTCTATACGTGATAATATTTTACCTCCTACTGTAAATTATGATGAAAGTGAAAATAAATTTGGAATGAATTTTGTTGCAAATAAGAAAATGGAAAAGGAATGTAATGTAGTAATATCAAATTCTTTTGCATTTGGCGGTAATAATTCAAGTTTACTATTTACTAAGTACAACCATAAGAAACAGGAAAGTACGAGAGCATCTGTAAAAAAGAGAATTGTTATTTCAGGTATTGGCACAATTGGATGCGCAAATACTAATTATAGTGAATTGTGTGAGGTTCTTAAAGAAGGAAAGTGTATGCTTGAACCTATAAAAGATTTTGATACAAGTGAGTATACTTCAAAATATATGGGGAAATGCAAGAGTATAGAGTGGAAAAAATATATGCAATCCTCAACTGTAAGAAGAATGGATTATGTTACCTTGATGAGTCTTACTGTAGCAAAACAGGCTATTGATGATGCAAAATTGAAACCTACAAGGGCTAACTGTGAACGTATCGGTGTAATGTATGGAACTGGATCAGGACCTATATCAACTATTGAGCAGATTAATCGCACAATAATTCTTCAAGGTATGGATAAGGTAAACCCAAAGACATTTCCTAATAGTGTTTTAAATGCTGCAGCAGGAAATATTTGCATTAATTATATGCTAAAGGGTGCAACCTCGACTATTGCCAATGGTGGAGCATCTACTTCATCATCAGTGGCTTATGCATATGAGCTTTTATGTAATGGAGATGCCGATCAAATGGTTGTAGTTGGTGCCGATGAATGTCCAGAAGTTATATTAGGTGGTCATGACAAACTCGGGTTGCTTGCAAGAGATAAGATAAAACCCCTTGATAAAGATGGGGAAGGTATGCTACTTTCAGAAGGTGCAACGGGTTTTGTAATGGAAACTTTAGAATCAGCTAAAGCAAGAGGCGCACATATATATTGTGAATTACTTGGATATGGACATACTGGAGATACATCTGAGCCTACCAAGGTAAATAGGGAAGGTACTGAATGGGCTCACTCCTTTGAACTTGCTCTTGAAAGTGCAGATATTTTGCCTGACAATGTGGATTTTGTTGCTAGTGCTGCTTGTGGATTTCCTGATGTTGATGCTGCTGAAACAAAAGCAATTGAAAGTGTTTTTGGAGCTAATCCCTCAGTTAGTGCAGTTCAATCAATTGTTGGACATAGTATGGGATGTACCGGTGGATTTGGTCTTCTTGGAGCTATATATGCATTAAATAATGATGAGATATTTCCAACCAGTGGACTTGAAAACCCATATAGTAATAAATTACACTATGTAACAGATAAGGTAGAAAAAAGGAACGTTCAAAATGCAGTTGTAAGTTCATTTTCATATGGAGGGAATTATGTTACTTTAGTAGTTTCTAAGGTTAAGGAATAG
- a CDS encoding aminomethyltransferase family protein → MKESILKSVYGQDVKLMEVCGYEVAEAFSDYKSEYEAIRKNIGLVDYSNFGIFKVSGEDAKEFIQKLTTRDFEYLAPEKARTALVLDEDANVISLVHVFNLETYYYVLTDIQHIEKTNSWFTKHIFGDVSVELLTGKISAISIEGPKSWQIAQSFLPYDISAFAFMNAIEVTYENQKIVLSRFGFTGEYGYFFFAPAEISKNLWNKILELGTDKGIIPCGMSVISSCMLEVRQPDINTEIVEGSNLFETRLQWLIDFTKEEYIGHDAIMKMMDESPKSGVVGFSVSLDAKVEKGDSVYVDEDVIGKIICTYESCSLNKKLGLVLLENKFVAVGLVLDVRGKSGETAQIDTLSSPYIIPESWLIKMV, encoded by the coding sequence ATGAAAGAGAGTATTTTAAAAAGTGTATATGGACAAGATGTTAAACTTATGGAGGTTTGTGGCTATGAAGTTGCAGAAGCTTTTAGTGATTACAAGTCTGAATATGAGGCAATAAGAAAAAATATAGGACTAGTTGATTATTCAAACTTTGGTATTTTTAAAGTTAGTGGTGAAGATGCAAAGGAATTTATTCAAAAACTTACAACTAGAGATTTTGAATATCTTGCACCTGAAAAAGCTCGTACAGCTTTAGTACTTGATGAAGATGCAAACGTAATTTCATTGGTGCATGTTTTTAACCTAGAAACTTATTATTATGTTTTGACAGATATACAGCATATCGAGAAAACAAATAGCTGGTTCACAAAACATATATTTGGAGATGTATCTGTAGAATTGCTTACAGGTAAAATTTCAGCAATCAGCATTGAAGGACCAAAGTCTTGGCAAATAGCACAAAGTTTTTTACCTTATGATATTTCTGCCTTTGCATTTATGAATGCAATAGAAGTTACATATGAAAATCAGAAAATTGTTTTATCTAGATTCGGATTTACAGGAGAATATGGCTACTTCTTTTTTGCACCTGCTGAAATATCAAAGAACCTCTGGAATAAAATTTTGGAGTTAGGTACTGATAAGGGTATTATTCCATGTGGAATGAGTGTTATTAGTTCATGTATGCTTGAAGTAAGGCAGCCTGATATTAATACTGAAATTGTTGAAGGTAGTAACTTATTCGAAACAAGGCTACAGTGGCTTATAGATTTTACAAAAGAAGAATATATCGGACATGATGCAATTATGAAGATGATGGATGAGAGTCCTAAATCAGGTGTAGTTGGTTTTTCAGTAAGTTTAGACGCCAAAGTTGAAAAAGGAGATTCAGTTTATGTCGATGAAGATGTTATCGGCAAAATAATTTGCACCTATGAAAGCTGCAGTTTAAATAAAAAGCTCGGTCTTGTTTTATTAGAAAATAAGTTTGTAGCGGTAGGTCTTGTACTTGATGTAAGGGGAAAATCAGGTGAGACTGCACAAATAGATACGTTATCCAGTCCTTACATTATTCCAGAAAGCTGGCTTATAAAGATGGTATAA